The window CCCCTCGGAATCGAGGGGGACAGTTCGGGTTGTCGTGGGAGCGTAGCGACCGTCAACCCGAACGGGGGGAGCCGTGCGGAGCGAAAGACCGGGTGGCTGTTTACGATGACCCGCTGACCGCATGGATCGCGCGTGCATCCATACCCCCTTTCTCTCTCACCGGACCACGCACGCGCCATGTTCCGCTTCCTCTCCCCCCTCGCGCTCGCCGCGCTCCTCGTCGCGCTCACCGCGTGCGGCACCGTTCAGCCTGTTCAGGACGTCGTCGAAGAAGACATCGAGATGGTCATAGAAGACGCCTCCGACGGGCGCGTCCACGTGACCATCCTCCAGGTGAGCGACGTGCAGGAGATCGTGCCCGCCGAGGGTGGCAAGACGGGCGGCCTGGCCCGCGTCGCCGGGCTGCTGCGCGAGCTCGAAGCCGCCAACCCCAACACGTTCGTCATGGTGCCGGGCGACTTCTACAGCCCGTCGGCCATCGGCACCTCGAAGGTGGACGGCGTCCGCCTCAACGGCCAGCAGATGGTCGCCGTCTTCAACGCGATCGGCGTCGACTATGTGACGTTCGGCAACCACGAGTTCGACCTCAGCCGCGACGACTTCTACCGCCGCCTCGACGAGACCGGCTACAACATCGTCTCCTCGAACGTCACCGACGAAGACGGCGCGCTCTTCCCGAAGACCGCCGCCCACGAACTCGTCACCGTCACCGACGAAGACGGCACCGTCACGCTCGGCGTCCTCGGCGCGACCATCGGCCTCAACGTCAAGGACTACGTCCGCTACATCCCAATCCTCGATGGCCTGCAGGCGCAGGTGGACGCCATCGGTGACCAGGCCGACGTGCTCATTGCGATCACGCACCTCTCGCAGCAGCAGGACGTCACCATCGCCGAGCTGATCCCCGAGATCGACATCATCCTCGGCGGCCACGAGCACATCAACATGGAACTCTACCGCGGCCCCGACTTCACGCCGCTCTTCAAGGTCGACGCCAACACGCGCTCGGTCTTCGTCCACCACCTCTACATCGACCCCGAGACGGGCGACATGGACCTGGACTCGGAGCTGGTCCCGGTCACGGACGCGCTGCCCGAGGACCCCCAGGTGGCGGCCGTCGTGGACGAGTGGGTCAACATCGGCTTCCAGGGCTTCCGCGACGCAGGCTTCGACCCCGACGCCGTCGTCGCCACGATCGACCAGCCGCTCGACGGGCGCGAGATCAGCGTCCGCTTCCGGCCCACCTCGCTCACCGACCTGATCGCCGAGGCCATGCTCGCCGAGGTCCCCGACGCCCAAGTCGCCGTCTTCAACGGCGGCTCGATCCGCATCGATGACATGCTCTCGCCGGGGCCGATCACGCAGTACGACATCATCCGCGTGCTCCCGTTCGGCGGCGAGATCCTCACCGTCGTGATGCAGGGCGAGTTCCTCGCGCGCGTCCTCGATCAGGGGATCGCCAACCGCGGAATCGGCGGCTTCCTTCAGACGGCGGGCGCACAACCCACGCCCAACGGCTGGCTCGTCGGCGGGGAACCGCTTGACCCCGATGACGCCTACCGCGTGGCCATCAACGACTTCCTGCTGAGCGGCCGCGAGGCCAACCTCGACTACCTCACGTTCGACCACCCCGGCGTGACGCTTGTCGCCGAGGGGGTCGACATCCGCATGGCCGTCATCGGCGAGATGCAGCGCCGCGCCGACGGGTGAGGTGAAGTTCGAAGTGAGAGGTCCGATGTGAGAAGTAGGTCAGAGCCCGGGCGCTGAGCCTGTGCCTGACGCCTCAGCGGGGGTTCCCCTCGCACAGACATTGAGTGATGCGAGGTAGGGTGGAGACGGTTCTCCCCCAAACCTGTCTCGTTCCATGGAAAGCAGCATTGAGCTCGCCCAGGCGGCGACGCTCCGCCCCATCCGCGAGATCCGCGACGGCCTCGGCCTCCACGAAGACGACTTCGACTTCTACGGCCGCCACGTTGGCAAAGTCCGGCTCTCGGCGCTCGACCGCCTCGCCGACCAGCCCGACGGCCGTCTGATCCTCGTCACGGCGATGACGCCGACACGCTTCGGCGAGGGCAAGACGCTCACGTCCGTCGGCCTCGGGCAGGCGCTCGGGCACCTGGGCAAGAAGGGCGTCGTGGCGCTGCGCGAGCCGTCGCTCGGGCCTGTCTTCGGCATCAAAGGCGGGGCGGCGGGCGGCGGCTACGCGCAGGTGCTGCCGATGGAGCAGATCAACCTCCACTTCACCGGCGACCTCCATGCCATCACCGCCGCGCACAACCTCCTCGCGGCGATGCTCGACAACCACGTCTTCAAGGGCAACGACCGCCGCCTCGACGTGACACAGCTGCTCTGGAACCGCGCGCTCGACGTGAACGACCGCGCGCTACGGCAGACCGTCGTGGGGCTGGGCGGGCGCGTCAACGGCGTCCCGCGCGAGTCGGGCTTCGTCATCACGGCCGCCTCGGAGGTGATGGCCATCCTCGCCCTCGCGCAGTCGCGCGCCGACCTCAAGCGGCGGCTCGGCAGCATCGTCGTCGGCTACACGCACGGCGGCGACATCGTCCGCGCCCGCGACCTCGACGCCGCCGGAGCCATGGCCGCGCTCCTCAACGATGCCATCGCGCCCAACCTCGTCCAGACGATGGAGGGCACGCCCGCGCTCGTCCACGCCGGGCCGTTTGCCAACATCGCGCACGGGACCAGCAGCGTCCTCGCCGCGCAGATCGCCCGCAAGACGGCCGACTACGTGATCACGGAGGCGGGCTTTGGGGCGGACCTCGGTGCGGAGAAGTTCTTCGACATCGTGTGCCGCCACGCCGACCTGTGGCCCTCAGCGGTGGTGCTCGTGGTGACGGGCCGCGCCATCAAGCGGCACGGCGGCGTGCCGACCAAGCCCAGCGACCTCCTCACGAGGCCGCAGCCGGAGGCGTTCCGCAAGGGCCTCGCCAACGTGGACCGCCACCTCGCCAACCTGCGTCGCTTCGGCGTGTCCGTGGTCGTGGCCATGAACCGCTTCCCGTGGGACACGCCCGACGAGATCGAGATGCTGCGGGCGTTCTGCGACGAGCGCGAGGTCGCCTTTGCCACCCACGAGGCGTTCGCTCAAGGGGGTGCGGGGGCCATCGACCTCGCTGAGACGGTGGTGGCGGTGGCCGACGCGAACCCCGCGCCAACGCCGCGCTTCCTCTACGACCTCGCTGCATCGCCCGAGGAGAAGATTGAGGCCATCGCGACGGAGATCTACGGTGCGAGCGGAATCTACTTCGAGAAGCGCGCGCGCAAGAAGCTGGAGCGGTTCGTAGACCTCGGCTTCGGCGGCCTACCCGTGTGCATGGCGAAGACGCAGAGCTCGCTCTCGGACAACGGGAGGCTCCTCGGCGCGCCGACCGGCTGGCAACTCACCGTCTCGGATGTCAACCTCTCGGCCGGGGCCGGCTTCCTCGTGGTCGTCTGCGGCGATATGCTGCTGATGCCGGGCCTTCCCAGAGTCCCCGCCGCTGCCGGGATCGACGTGGACGACGCGGGGCGCATCACTGGGCTCTTCTGAGCCAGGGTGGGATTCCGAGCACCGCATCGGTGCTTTCCGTTCGCTTACCCCGCCAGCGTAGTCTCGGTGGGGCCGTCGGCGAGGGTGCCGCGCACGAGGACGGCATGGCCTGCGAAGAGGTCGCCGTCGTCGTACCAGAACTCGAACGCGCCATCAGGGGCGCACGCGATGGCGTCGAGCGTCATCCGCGCAACGAAGGCCTCGGGCGTGTCCTCGGTGTCGTCGGGCTGCCGCCAGCCGCCGTCCCAAACGTCGAAGAGCGTGGCCGCGCAGGCCTCGACGCGCGCATTCCAGGCGGCTTCGTCCGTCCACAGTTGCTCGGCGGTGGCGAGCGCGGGCGCGA of the Bacteroidota bacterium genome contains:
- a CDS encoding bifunctional metallophosphatase/5'-nucleotidase — its product is MFRFLSPLALAALLVALTACGTVQPVQDVVEEDIEMVIEDASDGRVHVTILQVSDVQEIVPAEGGKTGGLARVAGLLRELEAANPNTFVMVPGDFYSPSAIGTSKVDGVRLNGQQMVAVFNAIGVDYVTFGNHEFDLSRDDFYRRLDETGYNIVSSNVTDEDGALFPKTAAHELVTVTDEDGTVTLGVLGATIGLNVKDYVRYIPILDGLQAQVDAIGDQADVLIAITHLSQQQDVTIAELIPEIDIILGGHEHINMELYRGPDFTPLFKVDANTRSVFVHHLYIDPETGDMDLDSELVPVTDALPEDPQVAAVVDEWVNIGFQGFRDAGFDPDAVVATIDQPLDGREISVRFRPTSLTDLIAEAMLAEVPDAQVAVFNGGSIRIDDMLSPGPITQYDIIRVLPFGGEILTVVMQGEFLARVLDQGIANRGIGGFLQTAGAQPTPNGWLVGGEPLDPDDAYRVAINDFLLSGREANLDYLTFDHPGVTLVAEGVDIRMAVIGEMQRRADG
- a CDS encoding formate--tetrahydrofolate ligase, with the translated sequence MESSIELAQAATLRPIREIRDGLGLHEDDFDFYGRHVGKVRLSALDRLADQPDGRLILVTAMTPTRFGEGKTLTSVGLGQALGHLGKKGVVALREPSLGPVFGIKGGAAGGGYAQVLPMEQINLHFTGDLHAITAAHNLLAAMLDNHVFKGNDRRLDVTQLLWNRALDVNDRALRQTVVGLGGRVNGVPRESGFVITAASEVMAILALAQSRADLKRRLGSIVVGYTHGGDIVRARDLDAAGAMAALLNDAIAPNLVQTMEGTPALVHAGPFANIAHGTSSVLAAQIARKTADYVITEAGFGADLGAEKFFDIVCRHADLWPSAVVLVVTGRAIKRHGGVPTKPSDLLTRPQPEAFRKGLANVDRHLANLRRFGVSVVVAMNRFPWDTPDEIEMLRAFCDEREVAFATHEAFAQGGAGAIDLAETVVAVADANPAPTPRFLYDLAASPEEKIEAIATEIYGASGIYFEKRARKKLERFVDLGFGGLPVCMAKTQSSLSDNGRLLGAPTGWQLTVSDVNLSAGAGFLVVVCGDMLLMPGLPRVPAAAGIDVDDAGRITGLF